From Amycolatopsis sp. YIM 10, the proteins below share one genomic window:
- a CDS encoding PHB depolymerase family esterase, giving the protein MRTLTIALTLLAALLTGTTPASAANIVEVTGFGSNPGALKMFRYVPDGLPAGRPIVVAMHGCTQNAPGYGENTGWRALADSGRFSLVLPEQQSGNNLNKCFNWFQSGDVARGSGEAESIAQMVRRTQTDTGGTQAYATGLSAGGGMTSVVLAAYPDVFAGGAVVAGLPQGCATTMVDAFSCMNPGKDRTPAAWGDSVRAASRHQGPWPVVSLWQGTADYTVAAANQRELVDQWTNVHGIQPTPSETDSVAGYPHAVYRDGGGRAVVETYSITGMGHGQPVDPPCGTAGAYLLDVNLCAASRISAFWGLGG; this is encoded by the coding sequence ATGCGAACGCTGACGATCGCCCTGACCCTGCTGGCAGCGCTGCTGACGGGAACGACCCCGGCTTCGGCGGCGAACATCGTGGAGGTGACCGGCTTCGGGAGCAATCCCGGGGCACTGAAGATGTTCCGGTACGTACCGGACGGACTACCCGCCGGGCGGCCGATCGTGGTCGCGATGCACGGGTGCACGCAGAACGCGCCGGGCTACGGGGAGAACACCGGGTGGCGGGCACTGGCCGACAGCGGCCGGTTCAGCCTGGTGCTGCCCGAACAGCAGTCCGGCAACAACCTGAACAAGTGCTTCAACTGGTTCCAGTCCGGGGACGTGGCGCGTGGCTCGGGTGAGGCCGAGTCGATCGCGCAGATGGTCCGGCGCACGCAGACCGACACCGGCGGCACGCAGGCGTATGCGACGGGGTTGTCGGCCGGTGGCGGCATGACCTCGGTGGTGCTCGCGGCCTATCCGGACGTGTTCGCCGGCGGAGCCGTGGTCGCCGGGCTGCCGCAGGGCTGCGCCACCACGATGGTGGACGCGTTCTCGTGCATGAACCCCGGCAAGGACCGCACCCCGGCGGCGTGGGGCGACAGCGTCCGGGCGGCGAGCCGGCACCAGGGGCCGTGGCCGGTGGTCAGCCTCTGGCAGGGCACGGCCGACTACACGGTCGCCGCGGCGAACCAGCGCGAACTGGTCGACCAGTGGACGAACGTGCACGGGATCCAGCCCACGCCGAGCGAAACCGATTCGGTGGCGGGCTACCCGCACGCGGTCTACCGCGACGGCGGCGGGCGGGCCGTGGTGGAGACGTACTCGATCACCGGCATGGGGCACGGCCAGCCGGTCGATCCGCCGTGCGGCACCGCCGGTGCGTACCTCCTCGACGTCAACCTGTGCGCGGCGTCGCGGATCAGTGCCTTCTGGGGGCTCGGCGGCTGA
- a CDS encoding TetR/AcrR family transcriptional regulator, with amino-acid sequence MARGRLTRDDWTTAALRALANGGVAAVSVDALAGELGITRGSFYWHFKDRSALLVAAMEAWEERTTAALITDLEPLGDPREKLRAGFLAALGTEVIAGLEPALMAQADHPAVAPVLKRVIDRRITYLASLYGELGLTPAVARRQAVFAYSAYLGWSDLRRAAGDVVPEVAVDGARGRAGLKHFIEQLTA; translated from the coding sequence ATGGCGAGAGGACGACTGACCCGCGACGACTGGACGACGGCGGCCCTGCGCGCACTGGCCAACGGTGGTGTGGCCGCCGTCTCCGTCGACGCGCTCGCCGGGGAACTCGGCATCACCCGCGGCAGCTTCTACTGGCACTTCAAGGACCGCTCGGCGTTGCTGGTGGCGGCGATGGAGGCGTGGGAGGAGCGGACCACGGCCGCGCTGATCACCGACCTGGAACCGCTCGGCGACCCGCGGGAGAAACTGCGCGCCGGTTTCCTGGCCGCGCTGGGCACCGAGGTGATCGCCGGACTCGAACCGGCGCTGATGGCGCAGGCCGATCACCCGGCCGTGGCCCCGGTACTGAAGCGGGTCATCGACCGGCGGATCACCTACCTGGCCTCCCTCTACGGCGAACTCGGCCTGACCCCCGCGGTCGCGCGGCGCCAGGCGGTCTTCGCCTACTCGGCCTACCTCGGCTGGTCGGACCTCCGGCGGGCCGCCGGTGACGTGGTCCCGGAGGTCGCCGTGGACGGCGCCAGGGGGCGGGCCGGGCTCAAGCACTTCATCGAGCAGCTGACGGCCTGA
- a CDS encoding SGNH/GDSL hydrolase family protein, which translates to MHRSTLALIALLTALLFPVTATAQAPARIMPLGDSITGSPGCWRALLWQHLQQTGYTDVDFVGTLPAQGCGFPHDGENEGHGGFLATGIANQNLLPGWLAATDPDIVLMHLGTNDVWNNQSPSAILGAFSKLLGQMRAQNPSMELLVARIIPMAPANCGACAQRVVDLNAAIPGWAQANSTAQSPITVVDQWTGFNPATDTYDGVHPNGTSGIQKIESRWYPALTAALG; encoded by the coding sequence ATGCACCGTTCGACGCTCGCCCTGATCGCCCTGCTCACCGCGTTGCTGTTCCCCGTGACCGCCACCGCGCAGGCGCCCGCCCGCATCATGCCGCTCGGTGACTCGATCACCGGTTCGCCCGGCTGCTGGCGCGCCCTGCTCTGGCAGCACCTCCAGCAGACCGGGTACACCGACGTCGACTTCGTCGGCACGCTGCCCGCGCAGGGCTGCGGCTTTCCCCACGACGGCGAGAACGAGGGGCACGGCGGTTTCCTCGCCACCGGCATCGCCAACCAGAACCTGCTGCCCGGCTGGCTCGCCGCCACCGATCCGGACATCGTGCTGATGCACCTGGGCACCAACGACGTCTGGAACAACCAGAGCCCGTCCGCGATTCTGGGCGCCTTCAGCAAGCTGCTCGGGCAGATGCGCGCGCAGAACCCGTCGATGGAACTCCTCGTCGCGCGGATCATCCCGATGGCACCGGCCAACTGCGGCGCCTGCGCCCAGCGGGTTGTCGACCTGAACGCCGCGATTCCCGGCTGGGCGCAGGCGAACAGCACCGCGCAGTCGCCGATCACCGTGGTCGACCAGTGGACCGGCTTCAACCCGGCCACCGACACCTACGACGGGGTGCACCCGAACGGCACCAGCGGCATCCAGAAGATCGAAAGCCGCTGGTACCCGGCACTGACCGCGGCGCTCGGTTAG